Proteins encoded by one window of Listeria cossartiae subsp. cossartiae:
- the ftsH gene encoding ATP-dependent zinc metalloprotease FtsH, with translation MNRFFRNAIFYVIIFLVIIGIVASFNSNKEAAKDISYSEFVSKLEDGKVKSVEIQPDRSVYTINGEFKSSDKSSDDKKTGLGQSKESSTAFTTYALNSDTSLDDLQKTIKSEDVKMEVVPAKQNSGWVTFLTSIVPFVIIFILFFFLMSQSQGGGGGKVMSFGKSKAKLYNDDKKKVRFTDVAGADEEKQELVEVVEFLKDPRKFADLGARIPKGVLLVGPPGTGKTLLARAVAGEAGVPFFSISGSDFVEMFVGVGASRVRDLFENAKKNAPCIIFIDEIDAVGRQRGAGMGGGHDEREQTLNQLLVEMDGFGGNEGIIIIAATNRADVLDPALLRPGRFDRQIMVDRPDVKGREAVLRVHARNKPLAKSVDLKAIAQRTPGFSGADLENLLNEAALVAARSDKKEIDMSDLDEASDRVIAGPAKKNRVISEKERRTVAYHEGGHVIVGMVLDEAEVVHKVTIVPRGQAGGYAVMLPKEDRFLMTKAELMDRITGLLGGRVAEEVTFGEVTTGASNDFERATELARRMVTEWGMSDKIGPLQFTSGNGQVFMGRDFGSDKGYSDKIAYEIDTEVQSLIRYCYDRAKTIITEHQEQHKLIAETLLKVETLDARQIRSLFDDGVMPPDIDTIDVEAEYPSEKEEEVAGKSFEEEKQDLKEEKVEETEEQPKEVTSEDAPNIEQTPKDKKDE, from the coding sequence ATGAACAGGTTTTTTAGAAATGCGATATTTTATGTCATAATATTCCTTGTTATTATCGGGATTGTTGCTTCATTTAACTCGAACAAAGAGGCAGCCAAAGATATTAGCTATTCAGAATTTGTGAGTAAATTAGAAGATGGTAAAGTTAAATCCGTAGAAATACAGCCAGACCGCAGCGTTTATACAATCAATGGGGAATTTAAATCAAGCGATAAAAGTTCCGACGATAAAAAAACTGGTCTTGGCCAAAGTAAAGAAAGTAGCACTGCTTTCACAACATACGCTTTAAACAGCGATACTTCTCTTGATGATTTACAAAAAACAATCAAAAGCGAAGACGTGAAAATGGAAGTAGTACCTGCAAAACAAAACAGCGGTTGGGTTACATTCCTAACTTCTATTGTACCTTTTGTAATTATCTTCATCCTCTTCTTCTTCCTAATGAGCCAGTCTCAAGGTGGCGGCGGTGGTAAAGTAATGAGCTTTGGCAAAAGCAAAGCCAAACTTTACAACGACGACAAGAAGAAAGTTCGCTTCACAGATGTAGCTGGAGCAGACGAAGAAAAACAAGAACTTGTTGAAGTAGTAGAATTCCTAAAAGATCCGCGCAAATTTGCGGACCTAGGCGCTCGTATTCCTAAAGGTGTCCTTTTAGTAGGGCCTCCGGGTACTGGTAAAACCTTGCTAGCTCGTGCAGTTGCCGGTGAAGCAGGCGTGCCATTCTTCTCTATCTCAGGTTCAGACTTTGTAGAAATGTTTGTCGGTGTCGGTGCAAGCCGTGTCCGTGACTTATTCGAAAATGCGAAGAAAAATGCACCATGTATCATTTTCATTGATGAAATTGATGCAGTTGGTCGTCAACGTGGAGCTGGAATGGGCGGCGGTCACGATGAACGTGAACAAACTCTAAACCAATTACTAGTTGAAATGGACGGTTTCGGCGGCAATGAAGGTATTATCATTATTGCAGCAACTAACCGTGCAGACGTACTTGACCCAGCACTTCTTCGTCCAGGCCGTTTTGACCGTCAAATTATGGTTGATCGCCCAGACGTAAAAGGTCGTGAAGCAGTACTTCGTGTCCATGCTCGTAACAAACCACTTGCTAAAAGTGTTGACCTAAAAGCAATCGCTCAACGTACACCGGGATTCTCTGGTGCCGATTTAGAAAACTTACTGAATGAAGCAGCACTCGTTGCCGCTCGTTCCGATAAGAAAGAAATAGATATGAGTGACCTCGATGAAGCTAGTGACCGCGTAATTGCTGGACCAGCTAAGAAAAATCGAGTTATCTCTGAAAAAGAACGCCGCACAGTCGCTTATCATGAAGGTGGTCACGTTATCGTCGGAATGGTACTTGATGAAGCGGAAGTCGTGCATAAAGTTACCATTGTTCCTCGTGGGCAAGCTGGTGGTTATGCCGTAATGTTACCAAAAGAAGATCGCTTCCTAATGACGAAAGCCGAGTTAATGGACCGTATCACTGGTTTACTTGGTGGACGCGTAGCCGAAGAAGTCACTTTTGGAGAAGTAACAACTGGTGCAAGTAATGACTTTGAACGTGCCACTGAACTTGCTCGCCGCATGGTAACTGAATGGGGTATGAGTGACAAAATTGGACCGCTTCAATTCACTTCTGGCAATGGTCAAGTATTTATGGGCCGTGATTTCGGTAGCGACAAAGGATATTCCGATAAAATCGCCTACGAAATCGACACAGAAGTTCAAAGCTTAATCCGCTACTGTTATGACCGCGCTAAAACAATCATTACAGAACACCAAGAACAACATAAACTTATCGCGGAAACATTACTAAAAGTAGAAACATTAGATGCTCGCCAAATTCGTTCCCTATTTGATGACGGTGTAATGCCTCCAGATATCGATACGATTGACGTAGAAGCTGAATACCCTTCCGAAAAAGAAGAAGAAGTAGCAGGTAAATCTTTTGAAGAAGAAAAACAAGACTTAAAAGAAGAAAAAGTCGAAGAAACAGAAGAACAACCAAAAGAAGTAACTTCGGAAGATGCTCCAAACATTGAGCAAACGCCAAAAGATAAAAAAGACGAATAA
- the cysK gene encoding cysteine synthase A, whose product MTIANSITDLIGKTPIVKLNRLPEAGSADVYVKLEFQNPGGSVKDRIANAMIENAEKSGALKPGDTIIEPTSGNTGIGLAMVAAAKGYQAIFVMPETMSLERRKLLQAYGAKLVLTPGPDGMKGAIAKAEELAKENNYFVPQQFHNPANPAVHEETTGPEIVEAFGKDGLDAFIAGVGTGGTVTGVGHVLKKNYPDVKIYALEPEESPVLSGGSPSPHKIQGIGAGFVPDTLDTKVYDGILKVTSEDALETAREVAKKEGILVGISSGATIKAALDLAKELGAGKKVLAIVASNGERYLSTPLYNFED is encoded by the coding sequence ATGACAATTGCAAATTCAATCACTGATTTAATTGGAAAGACACCGATTGTGAAACTTAACCGTTTACCAGAAGCAGGTAGCGCAGACGTATACGTAAAATTAGAATTTCAAAATCCAGGTGGCAGCGTAAAAGATCGTATTGCTAATGCGATGATCGAAAACGCTGAAAAATCAGGTGCATTAAAACCAGGCGATACAATTATTGAGCCTACAAGTGGTAACACAGGAATTGGCCTAGCGATGGTCGCAGCAGCAAAAGGTTACCAAGCAATCTTTGTAATGCCAGAAACAATGAGCTTAGAACGTCGCAAATTACTTCAAGCTTACGGTGCAAAATTAGTATTAACACCGGGACCGGACGGCATGAAAGGCGCAATTGCTAAAGCAGAAGAACTAGCTAAAGAAAATAACTATTTCGTTCCACAACAATTCCACAACCCAGCAAACCCCGCTGTCCACGAAGAAACAACTGGGCCAGAAATCGTTGAAGCTTTCGGTAAAGACGGCTTAGATGCTTTCATCGCAGGAGTAGGAACAGGCGGAACAGTAACAGGCGTAGGACACGTCCTTAAAAAGAACTACCCAGATGTTAAAATCTATGCGCTTGAACCAGAAGAATCCCCAGTACTTAGCGGTGGTTCTCCATCTCCACATAAAATCCAAGGTATCGGCGCTGGTTTCGTACCAGATACATTAGATACAAAAGTTTATGATGGCATTCTAAAAGTTACAAGTGAAGATGCGCTAGAAACAGCCCGCGAAGTAGCGAAAAAAGAAGGAATCTTAGTAGGTATTTCTTCCGGAGCGACTATTAAAGCGGCCCTTGATCTTGCAAAAGAACTTGGCGCTGGCAAAAAAGTACTAGCTATCGTTGCAAGTAACGGCGAACGCTACTTGAGTACACCACTTTACAATTTTGAAGATTAA
- the hslO gene encoding Hsp33 family molecular chaperone HslO: protein MSDYLVKALAYDGMARVYAAVTTETIKEAQRRHDTWSVSSAALGRTMTGTLFLGAMQKEDQKITVKIEGDGPIGPIVADSNAQGQIRGYVTNPHVHFSELNEAGKLDVRRGVGTSGMLSVVKDLGFGENFTGQTPIVSGEIGEDFTYYLATSEQINSSVGVGVLVNPDDTIEAAGGFMLQLLPGATDEVIDEIEKNLSALPTVSRMIEAGETPESILAKLAGGEDKLQILEKIPVSFECNCSKERFGSAIISLGKEEIRSMIEEDHGAEAECHFCRNTYDFSENELEELYEEAK, encoded by the coding sequence ATGAGCGATTATTTAGTTAAAGCGTTAGCCTACGATGGCATGGCGCGTGTATATGCAGCAGTAACAACCGAAACAATTAAAGAAGCACAAAGAAGACACGACACATGGTCTGTTTCATCCGCCGCACTTGGTAGAACAATGACAGGAACACTTTTCCTTGGCGCGATGCAAAAAGAAGACCAAAAAATCACTGTAAAAATCGAAGGCGACGGCCCAATTGGTCCAATCGTTGCGGATAGTAACGCGCAAGGTCAAATCAGAGGCTACGTCACTAATCCACACGTCCATTTCAGTGAACTAAACGAAGCTGGTAAACTAGACGTTCGCCGCGGAGTTGGAACATCCGGTATGCTTTCCGTCGTGAAAGACCTAGGATTTGGCGAAAATTTCACCGGGCAAACACCAATCGTTTCAGGTGAAATCGGTGAAGACTTCACATACTACCTAGCAACATCCGAACAAATCAATTCATCAGTTGGTGTTGGTGTGCTTGTTAATCCGGACGATACAATCGAAGCAGCAGGCGGTTTCATGTTGCAACTACTTCCGGGCGCAACAGATGAAGTCATTGACGAAATCGAAAAAAATCTTTCCGCCTTACCAACAGTTTCTCGGATGATTGAAGCTGGCGAAACACCAGAATCTATCCTAGCTAAACTAGCAGGTGGCGAAGATAAACTACAAATTTTAGAAAAAATCCCTGTATCTTTCGAATGTAACTGCTCCAAAGAACGCTTCGGTAGCGCGATAATCTCACTTGGAAAAGAAGAAATCCGCTCCATGATAGAAGAAGATCACGGCGCAGAAGCAGAATGCCATTTTTGCCGTAACACCTATGATTTCTCAGAAAACGAATTAGAAGAACTTTACGAAGAAGCAAAATAA
- a CDS encoding type III pantothenate kinase — MILVIDVGNTNCTVGVYQHQKLLKHWRMTTDRHRTSDELGMTVLNFFSYANLTPSDIQGIIISSVVPPIMHAMETMCVRYFNIRPLIVGPGIKTGINLKVDNPREIGSDRIVNAVAASEEYGTPVIVVDFGTATTFCYIDESGVYQGGAIAPGIMISTEALYNRAAKLPRVDIAESSQIIGKSTVASMQAGIFYGFVGQCEGIIAEMKKQSNASPVVVATGGLARMITEKSSAVDILDPFLTLKGLELLYRRNKPTTEK, encoded by the coding sequence ATGATACTTGTAATTGACGTTGGAAATACTAACTGTACTGTCGGAGTTTATCAACATCAAAAACTTCTAAAGCATTGGCGAATGACAACTGATCGTCACCGCACATCCGATGAATTAGGAATGACAGTCTTGAACTTTTTTTCTTATGCGAATTTAACTCCTTCTGATATTCAAGGAATTATTATTTCGTCCGTCGTTCCACCAATCATGCACGCAATGGAAACGATGTGTGTGCGCTATTTTAATATCCGACCATTAATCGTTGGTCCAGGAATAAAAACAGGCATCAATCTAAAAGTCGATAATCCTCGTGAAATCGGATCTGACCGAATCGTAAACGCCGTAGCAGCATCAGAGGAATATGGCACGCCGGTTATCGTAGTCGATTTTGGCACTGCAACCACATTTTGTTATATCGATGAATCAGGTGTATATCAAGGAGGTGCAATTGCTCCGGGAATTATGATTTCAACCGAAGCCCTATACAACCGCGCTGCTAAACTTCCGCGTGTAGATATAGCCGAGTCAAGTCAAATCATCGGAAAATCCACCGTGGCATCCATGCAAGCCGGTATTTTCTACGGTTTTGTCGGTCAATGCGAAGGAATTATCGCAGAAATGAAAAAACAATCCAATGCAAGTCCAGTAGTAGTTGCAACAGGCGGGCTAGCTCGGATGATAACAGAAAAATCTTCCGCAGTAGATATTTTAGATCCATTTTTAACATTAAAAGGTCTGGAACTTCTATATAGAAGAAATAAACCAACTACAGAAAAATAA